The following is a genomic window from Benincasa hispida cultivar B227 chromosome 7, ASM972705v1, whole genome shotgun sequence.
AGGTGGATTTAGGGGGGAGAGATTCACTTCGAcgttttctatgcatttgtGCTACTTTGTGGTTTAAATGGCGTTTAGGTGGAACTAGGACACGTTCGTAGCTTGGGAGGGGAGGGGATGTATATATGTTGTAATTATGTTTTAGATTATCTTGAAGCCTAATTGTGGACTTAAAAGGAACAATTTCTTGGCTTATTTGGAGGGATCCGTTAGTTGTGGATATATatgttgtaattattttttagattacCTAAAAGCTTAATTGTGTTCTTGGATTTATTTGTACGGATCCCAGAGTTGAGTTGTATGCTTTTAGAACTATCGAATGACGGGTTTAGCCTTGAAAGAAATTCAGGTGGATTTAGGGGGAAGAAATTCACTTCAATGCTTTCTATGCATTTGTTGCCACTTTTTAGTTTAAATGGCATTTAGGTGGAACTAAGACATGTTCGTAGCTTGGGAAGGAAggggatgtatatgttgtaattgtgTTTTAGATTATCTTGAAGCCTAATTGTGTACTTTAAAGAACAAGTTCTTGGCTTATTTGTAGGGATCCGATAGTTGTGGAGATTTAAAGGGTGTTTATCTATTTGTTTAAGTAGATTTACGACATGCTCGTAACATGGGAGAGAGTTCATGTCTTAATTATAACCATTTTAATCACTTTTTAGAGAGAAATGGTTGTTTGtggtattcattttttaatgatGACAGGTTTGTAGCTTGAGAGAGGGTTTATTCCTCATAaccattttaatattttgtttgtcTTTGTGTGATAGTTAAGATCTTTTTGtgcatttttctttgttgattttaagaaattcttaataatatttgttttttctatttcaGGTTGTTCGTATAAATTcttaaagataattttttgGAGATTGCGAGAAGATTTTGTGAGATGATTACTTAGTTTGGTTTAGTATCTCATTTATTTTGGATTAAGGTACTTTGACTTAGAGaagattaaacttttttttgtataggagattggtaaaaagttagaaaagctcaaatttaattgtatgCACAATTTTTGTTCGTGGAATTTTATAGCATGTGTATCGAATATtagtcttatttttaaatatataagcttacttttgttatatttatcccaattgatttgtttgaagattaatttttgtttgtgcataattaggtattaatgaaataaaaaaaattggttatctaatttttacaaaaagtatataaaattataaacaacttaTGCCGATGTAAATAAACATTGACAGAAATCTATCTATTGAActgaaattttgttgtttagGACTATGCTTTTCCCGACATAAATTGTATTTTGTTGGGAAAACACATATGTCGACGCAAACAATTGCGTTGCCAAAAATGGTATTTATACCGACGAAAATAGTTTTCGTCAAGAGGAACTTCTCTCAACATAGATACGACGACGATTATGCCGATGCAAAAAAAATGCGTTGGCATAACCTATCCCGACGTTTTTAATACTTTGTCTGACGTTTTTTTGCGTGGGGAAAGGTGAAAATTTTTGTAGTGTGTGTCTCTTATAACCCACGAAGCCCAAATGGGCATTCAACTAAGATCCAACTATAATGCTCCGCATTTAGAAGAGGTACATAAATGACGTTGTCATTGTTTTAAGGATTCATATTGGTTTGTGTGGATGGTCTTCACCTTTTGAACCAATTAAGACAAGTAAAGATGATGTTACCaagttagagaaaaatattggaGCCATCAAGTGTCGAGGCAATATATGATCTAAGATTAACGAACCTAAAGAGGTACCATCATGAAAGGGACGGAGAACGCTATGCTAATTAATAATTATGATAAACTTATGAAGAAAGATATCAGCTGCAAAATGCTTTGGAAgttggaagaaaagaaagaatactTTCCTTTAGTGTAAAAGCTGTTTCAAAGATTCAAATCCATGGAATGCATACAAAGCATATTTTAAACTTCACTTCTCTTCTAttccttaaattttttttaagaaaaaaacaaaaactataaaGTTTTTGacttattaaaatttttcttttcagttGGCTTGGTCTTCAAATAAACATCCCCACCTCCTCCTCCTCTACGCCATCACCATAATTTCCAATTCCCTTGGAAACAAGAAATCCCATTCGAAAATTCCTATGGATAATTTGCTCAAACAAATGGGGTATTTAATGTTTCCTTTTACTTTGAAcataaatttatacaaaaacaaattctttcttctttatATCTCTCTCTTTAATTAACCACTAATTTCAGGTCAAGTTATCCTGGTCCTGGACAAAACAGAGAAGGACAAGCCAATAGAAGAGACATATATTTGCCTCCACAAATATCTCAATCTTCTAGAGGTAATCAACAATTCTTTGTTCCAAATCTTtgtatattttagtttatgtcCTCTGTCCTTTGACACTTTGATCATTGTTTTTAAATGTTAGTTcaacaccattttgtttttgtacTTTTTAAGGTGGTTCTCTATGAATAACGTCATCTTTTAAGCCTCATTCggtaatattttgattttttgtctttagttttttaaaattatgcttccaaccacctctaaatttcttgttttcttaTCTACTTTTAACTACCgttttcaaaaactaagccaaattttgagaaattataaataaaatatatatatagttttaaaaactttttttttggaatttggctaagaatttaactatttcatttaaagaaatatgcaaattattcgaagaaattgagaggaaatagatttctttttcaaaaattaaaaattaaaattccaaATGGCTGACAAATAGAGCCTTTAATTTTTAGAATGATGAGATCAAATCGAATGTAGTTTGTCTGGTTGAGAATAAGATATATACAAGTCTAAAGGAAttattgtgacaaaattaaatGTACAACTAAACTGACTAAATGTATGATCATTCAAGTTATTAGTACAAATGATCAAACGTGTAACTCAAATTTTAAGTAAAAACAAAACTCCTATCAACTTAATTCTTTCTTAGAcagttaatatatttttaagatttattagaaGATGTAGCCAAAATATGACAATTAAGCGTTCATTTTGAGAAATGTTTATGGTACATGCAGAGAAAAAAACACTTGGGAACTGGTTAGGAAGGCAATTTTCACGTCAAATGAGTCGAGGGAATGAATTATCTAACGGCGGAATAGAATGTATAACCGCAGTAGCAGCGGCTGCCTTTGCAATTCATTCGATTGAAGAATCAGAAATCACAAGACCTAGAAGAAAGGTCGATTATCCTGAAACATCGTCATTTCCAAAGATAAAGATCTTCGAAGACGACAATCATACCTCCCCTCCACGATCGACATCGAAATCTGATAAGATTTTTCGAGCATTCACAAGTTAGTATTGTGTCAATTCCATAGATGATATACGtttgattaaattataagtttaatctCTTGAATTTAATATTTCCATTTAACAGGTATTTgaacttaataaaaatatctaattagtcactaaattttgtatttgatagatTTCTTAATCTTAAAAATGCCAAATAGgtctataattttcttttttatcttataTATTCAACATTacttaaaaataatgaatataatgaatatattcaacataaaattgaattttatatccaataaaacattaaactaaaacaagtataataagtttaaaaaaattaagaaatatgtTTGATACAAATTCTAAAGTTTAAAATGttattacatatttttaaagttaaaaaaatctaataaacatcaattttttttaagacaaTGAAGATTCAAAGTTAGAAGaccataaattttataattctcAAATGATATTATCATTTTTAGCaaatttggatatgaatgtattGAATGAGATATTGTGGCAGATGCTAAGAAAGATCCTGAAGAACCCTCCGGTGAGAAACCGGCAGTGAACTCCGAACAACAGAAACAGAAACCAAAAGAAAACAGGATCGTTCCTTCTCCACCCGCCGTAAACGACGACTCCGGCGGCCGAAGAACAGAAATAGAGAAACCATTACCGATCCCTCGACCTCCAACGCCACCCATCTCTCGAAAACCACCAACTGCACCGATCCAAACCAGGCCTCAAGGAACCAAAGCAGATCTCTGGGAAATAACAGAGCTTGCTAAAATCCAAGAAAGGTACTTAACTTATATTGTTCGCGAAAAGTTATTCAATGTGACTGTTTGATTACAACCGTTAAAGAACATTTCAGATACCAGAAGGTAGACGAGACAATTTCTTACTGGGAAagcaagaagaaagaaaaagccATACGCAAATTTGAAGCATCACAGGTTCATCATCAGTTTATCTCTGTTTTATGTTTGTCAATCAATTCACAtagaatttattattattgattgaTTCTGTTTTGTAAATTTGAAGGTTGTGGGAACGAAGCGGAGTCAgagggaaaagggaaggaaaaagtTTGAGGAAGATATGGAGTTTATAAAGCAAATTGCTGGAGAAGCAAGAACCAAAGCCCATCGTAAGAAAAAGAATGAGATTCTTAAAGCTAATCAGAAAGCAGATATTATCAGAAAAACAGGGGACCTTCCTGTTTCTTGTTACTGCTGCTGAAGAACACTAATAATTCCGTTGATTGATTTGActgcttttttcttttcttaccttttctttttttttttttcttttttttgtgttAACCGAATGAATGCTTTGTGAACAAAAATAATCTATAATTTAAGTTGTTTTCAGATGGGTTCTCTGTTTTACTCTGTTTTCATCATTATCAGTCTCTGATTTTGCTTCAAAACAAAAATCACATATCaaacatatataatattaactaGTCTACACAAATTCATCATAGGTTTAGCAGAAAATGCAAACCCTTATTTACACAGAATTACAAAAACAACCACATAAAAAAACCCAGTTGCCAAAAAGTGTCATTTCTTCAAGAAACCTTCAGCCACTTTCAAATAATCCCCAAACCCAGATCCTCCCGCTTCCTTCTCGGCGGCTTTCTCCTCCTTCGGCGGCTCGGAGCCTGAACCATGAGGAGCAGAATGAGACTTTTCATACTGATTGAGATAGTCCTCAGCTTTGTCAACATACATACCAATTCCCTTGGTTTCATCCAATTTTCCGTAATCGGAAGCAGCTCCGAGAAGGTCTGCAGCAGCTCCGGCGACTTTGCCCTTGTCAACAGAGTCGCCTCCGCCACCAAAAGAGGATTTGGCGGCGTCAGCAACCAGCTTAGCGCTGGACACGAGATCGGAAGCCGATGTCTTGTGGTGGTCTGGGTTTTGGTCCTGTGGCTTGTCGGAGGAGCCGCCGAGTTTAGACAGGAAATCCATGAATGTTGTGAAAACGGATACAAAACTGACAGTTTGATTATCTGTTTATGGATGCTTGAAACTAATTATATAGATCGGAAagtggaaattttttttaaatgttattttaatatttattgacaaaaatatgattaaaaaaaagaaatgacaaAATCAAGATAGTCTCTTGAAAGTCCTTTATCTTTACTTCAATATCattattattctatttttatcaatagtttaatctttaaccttatttttaaaatttgtttcttgaaccatttttttttataaatttattttccaaataccttaattttatcattatttttaaaatctacatTGAGTGGATAAAGAAAGATATGAATAAATAttgagaaaaaagaaatgagTGGTTTCAAATGGAGGGGAGTAGATAATATTGAATCCACCATTGGTGGAACAGGGAAGCTTTTAAAAATCTTCAGAGCCACGTGGGTGTTGTcgttttcatatttaaatatcataaatactACAAACGACCATGTCGGCAAGCCCAGATCTCGGTGGGCCTGAGTTGCACCTGGCCATTTTCCGAAATGGGCCTTGGGTGTGAATTTGGGCCCAATGGCTCTCGTCATCAATTGTACGATAAAACATGTTAGATGCATGaacaagataattttttttagtacaacaattgaGGGTAGAGAGATTCGAACCATAGAACTCGTGATTTCTAGtatattcaaatgttaattGAGTTATACTCCTTTCGGCCATGAACAaatatataattgtatatatcgaataatatataatatatttacatttttccaTATATTACCAATATATTCAACATATATTTGAGATCCCAATAGAGAGATGACGATTTTTCAGCGAggaatataaaagaaaataaatgaaacattaatttgaaattgtttGACGAGATTTCCTGAGAAATTTAATTTGTGGGATTTGAACTTTGTATTCGTATTAATTTTAGTATactgagtacaatctctaatacatgaTCCTTTTATGCTTTTCTCTCGCAAAGTAAACTCTAACGTTAAGTTTGTTGATCTTATTGGATGATTGATATTTGCGCTTGATGATCGTCTTGGAGGATCGGCCTTTGGGTTTATTAATCTTCTTGGAgcaacctttgggcttgttgttCAGATTGGATCGACCTGTGGCTTGTTGATCAACCATACTATACATTAAAGATGAAGTAGAGCCATCCACAccaaacttgaagatgaagtgaacCGGCTTCTGATCTTGAACTTTGAAGATGAAACGTCACTTCAAGTGAGCGAAACCAACCATAccatactttgaagatgaaacaGAGCCATCTGCACTGAACTTGAAGATAAAGTGAAATGGCTTCCGATCTTgaactttgaagatgaaatgTCATTTCAAGTGAGCAAAACCAACCACATACTTTAAAAATGAAGCAGAGTCATCTGCACTGAACTTGAATATGAGTGAAGTGGCTTCCAATCTTGAACTTTGAAGATGAGATGTCGTTTCAAGTGAGTAAAGCCCCAACGTTGAAGATGAAGTGTCGAAATTTAGGCAATTGATGCCTTCAGCTTGAAGCAAGCGATACCCAACACTTGAAGCTTCTTTATTTAAGATAGCAATGACAAGATTGATTTTGTTTAGTGAGACCTTTTTTTGTATGCATCTTATTCGTGTAGTCTCGTGCAAAGCAGCGTGTTTCTTCAATTTACTGTATCCCCTCCTACTAGGGATGGACATCTTGAATTTGTTACTCTGTCCTAATTTGTTAAGATACCCCTATTAAAGATGAAAATCttcaatttagaattttatttttcattgagGATGAACAATATCAATCTTATAATGTAACTATTAGGTGGTTGTGGCATTCCTAGTTTTTGTCATAATattttatggactaaatttaaatttctttaagttacCTATGTACCCTTGAAATAAGAGATCGAGTCAtaacatagtttttttttttttttttttttttgtggtcaTTCACCTTTTAAGCTTATGCAGACAAGGAGCAACATGCAATTTATACTCTTAAGACAAGGAGTTATTACATTAGTTTCACCATGGTTTTGACCCTCTTCTTCATTTGTGGGATTTGTCAATATGATGTGACTTCACCGTTAAGGAACTTTTTGTACTAATGACAACAGACAActtcctcttcatgcgtgaagggacaATACTGTGAATTTTATCGTCACTGCTTGCTTCATGAAATGGTTTTGCATTCAAAGTTTTCATCTTTGTTCGTGTTAATCGCTTGTCACTTTGAAACGATCAAAAGCAAATGGCGAAGTTCAATCTCTCTTTGATGTTGAAATACTTAGCCTTTTAAAAACTGAAGTTCAAGTGGAAGTAGACATTAAACATTGATTTTCTTCTTTCCCCGTGGTCATACCCAATCTttggaagattgaagattgaGTAGTTgaaggttgaaaataaaagtTCTTTGCTTGATTTCTTTTGAATCATTGGCTTCTTCGACATTGATATGATATGAACTTGTAAAGTTTATTTGATTGCAGCTATTTGTTTCTATTGCAGCATGATTTGATGGAGTTGTTTCATCAAAGTCTAGttcaatttttccttcttgAGCTAATCTTAACATTAGCTCTTTTAGAAGGAAGCATCTTTACACTTGATGACTGATGACTCGATGATATTTATAGTAGTTTGGATCAtcgactttttacatcttttttggtcatttAGACTCAGAAAGTTGAATCAACTGTGCTTTCAGTAGTTGTTCTAACATGTCAGAAATGTTGAAATCAGGAAAATGATAGATTTTTTTCTTGTCTTTCTTATAAATTTAAACGATGTATTTCATATTCTTGACGCTTTttaggtttcttattttttcaTTGAGGGACGACTTAAGAGGAGTTGTATTGACAGCCATAGATTCTTCTAAAGTCGTCTCGCCATAATTTCCTTCATTCTTTATGTTAGGGACTAAGATGGTTTTATCTTTTCGATTAGCAATACTCAGTTCCATATCGTGGGCACGAGTAGCTAGCTCTTCAAAGGTACGAGGCTTTCTTCCTTGAAGAATGTAAAGAATTCTCTAGTGCATTCCTTGAATGCACATCTCAACAACAGATAGTTCGGTGAGACggtctttgcaatccagactcgTAGCTCTCCAACGATTAATGTAATCAATAACGAGTTCACCTTTTCGTTGCTTGTTATTGGTGAGCTCAAACATACTGACTATTCGCCTAGTGTTGAAGAAGCAATTTAGAAACTCTTTTTCGCATTGTTACCAACTGTCAATTGACTCATACTCCAAGTCAGTGTACCAGTTAAAAACATTTTCTTTCAATATTCGAACAAATTGTTTGACCAATAAGTCTCCTCGCATTCTAGAATTTTCACATGTTTCGATAAAATAAGCAACATGTTGCTTTGGATTGCCTTTCCCATcaaattattgaaatttaggTAACTGGTATCCTATTGGCATTGCTAAATTAtcaattctttttttatatGGTTTAGAATACAAAAGAGGATGGACCACCATATCGGGCCTTGATagagtttgtgatcatatctTTCAATAGTTGCACTAATAACGAAGCAATTGAAGTTAATTGTTGTTGTTGGTTTTCTTGCAAGATTGTCTTTACTTTATCATTATCCTTGACAGCAGGTGTTTGACTTGATTTAACAGCATCACGACTTTCATTGTGATTCTGTAGAGATGCGATTTCATAATCTCTCTCTTCGATTGCCTTCATTAGTTGGCTCACCTTTTTTTCTAGTTTAACCATTCTTTCTTCATCTGTAACCACACCTGTCATCATTACTAACATTAGTTTGGGTTCCGAAGCTTCTTTTCCTGATTGTTTAGAAGATGAAGTGACTTCACTAGATAATGGATTCTCTTTGGTGACAATTCTACCATTTGTTGATTTTGACAGTTGCTCCCAGATATTTTTCGCGACCTCAAAGGGTGGCAGCTCTTCAAATCGTTGAATTTTCTTGGAATGACTTCGAGTAATTATTCTTGTGTAAACATTGCTTGAAGTTTTGGAATGTTTTTTTTAGAAGTCATGACTTCTTTTTGTTatagagaaagagatgaaaggGAGAGATGGTCCCACCAGTTATGCCAAACTGTTCGACGAGATTTtctgataaatttaattcatggaatttgaactttttattcgtattaaatttaattatagtgtgtacaatctctaatacataattcTTTGATGCATTCTCTCGAAAAGTAAAGTCTAATGTTAAGCTTGTTGATcctcttggatgatcggcctttgagctTGATGATCGTCTTGgaggatcgacctttgggcttgttgatcttcttggagtaATCTTTAGACTTGTTGATTAGTTTAGATCGGCTTGTGGCTTGTTGATTAGCTTAGATTGATCTCTGGCTTTTTTATCGGCTTGTGAGCTTTTCCTTGAGTTTGAGGAGATTGAATATTTAGCTTGAAGTTGTGAAGATACGCTTAATTTGTTGAAGTCTTCGGATCTTTGAAGCTCCTAATAGTCATTATCTTTAGTTCTTAAGAACTTGAGTGCTAGTCTTTGGAACTTGAAAGGCTTTAGTTTTCGGCACTTGACAGCTTAAgagcttttatttttaagaCTTTGGAGCTTGGGAGCTTGGGAGCTTGAAGAGCTTCGGTGTTTAATTCTTTAGATCTTGAAAGTTTCGGTCTTTGGAGCTTGAGAACTTAAGAGCTTGAAGAGCTTCAGTATTCAATTCTTTAGATCTTGAGAGCTTTGGTCTTTGAAGTTTGAGAACTTGGGAGCttcagttttcaaattttaaaaactttggCCTTCAGATCTTGAGAACTTCGGTTTTCAATTCTTCAGAACTTCGATCGTCAAAGCTTCTTATCCTCAGAGCTGCCAATCCCCTCAAATGAAGAAGTAAGACCTCGATTTACAAGGGTTCTTCGTGGGCTTTACATGGGCTTGCGTCTATTTGATTTTGGGCTTGGACTAAAAGTGGGCTTGGATCTAGTCTTTTCTTTGGCCCAAATTTCTATCCTAGGCTTGAATTGGCTTGGGCCTTAGCAAATTTAATTACCTGACCCAATccatttataattttcatattggGCTTGAGCTTCAATTGTGATGATGTGGCAAATTTTAATTGGCCGAAATTTATCATTCAACAGAAAtatcttttattaaattaatatcattttaaattaataaataacaaacaaaaaagaCAGAGTAAATGTggttaaaaaagaattaatttttttaaaaaattattgataagAGATACCATAATTaatgatatttcaaaaaataaaatccttATATAATCAATAGTAAATCTATaaatggtatgtttttttattttaaaatattcaaaattaaaagacaGGGGATAATTTCAAAATGTCAAAAGTGTCCTAAAATATTGTTAAATCAAAATGTCAACAAAATCTATAACTAGATTTTAACAACATTTTGGGTTcagttatcaactcatttgggttgggttgggttcaaataaatgaaattttggtGGGTTGGGTTGATTCATGAATTCACCTAAAATAACCCGTACCAacccgaacttattattaactttataatgtatattttttatttatggtacaatcatatatacatatatttatttaagttttatcattttttttagataatttattctccagCAACTCCTAAAAACAGTTTTTAgcactttgaaaagaaaatattcattatataaattgaaattgagttgttaatcttaattcaatatatgaaaataattaaatcaaatttttacatattaacaacttactttcttttagaacaaaaataacctgatcaacccaacccaaccccaacccaaatgtttcatggttgggttgggttgagttcatcTTTTAATAAGTGTTATTTGGTGGAAGAAATTAACAACCTGAACAATTAGGTTGGATCCAAAAAAGTTCTTCAATCTAATCCAATCCAACCCACGAACACCCCTAGTTAACAAGTTCATTAGACATAGTCAATCATcttctaaaattaataaatttatttttaaattaccGAACTTTCAAATTTGAGTTTAATGGTAattagaagggaaaaaaaagcgTCTGATGGACCCAATATTATCAACATTTTTTACGAAAACAACAAATTATAAGACACATCAAATTTTGTATATGACAAAAATTTGTCTAATTGGTCAATTTTTGTCTTACAATCATGAAACGTCACGAAAAAAATGTGGAATAAGCTAAAGATTTAGGCACAAAATATATAGATTTATggagaatttttaaaaatagaaaaataagaaaatttatttagaCAAAATAGCAaagttttagtatttttttagaAGTCGATAGAAGtgtatcagtatctatcagtgataaacgctgatagtagtctatcactgatagacgttgatagaagtaTATCGGTATCTATCGATTTATatgttatttctgtaaatagtttgacattttttctatctgtgaaaattttaCTAGATTTATTGAGACTTGTTAAATAACcctatttttaaaacttagaaatttATAGACACGAACTCCTCAAATGTGGAGATGATGAAGATATTCGAAAGGTATCAAACTCATTTTAAAAGGTTAagaccaaaataaaacaaactaaTTAACATCAAAGGAGggtattcttgaaaataaaggaATGTTGGAGGGCATTTAAGAAAATCCTCCAAAATGTGGATATGATGACAACATTTGGAATGTTGAAAGAATGAGGACATTGTTGGAAAATAATTATGAGGTTTAGTTTAAAAAGAGGATGAGAAGAAGGGAATGGAATGTGTGTTATATGAGTTTACGTAACAGATAGTAACCCCAGAGGAGTGAACCAGAGAACACAAATGGATTTGGAGTTTGCccaattgattttattttgggatTAATTCAAAATATCTTTTGTGTTCTCAGGTCACCCCTTTGGGGACTCTCTTGTGTTATTTTCTTTCATCCTTCTGCTttgctttttccttttctaattcTTCGTGTTTTGTTTTGCATcttattttattctcttttaaATTGCGATATTCGATTccataagtgttataattttcaattttaataatattgtcTTATGTTTTTAACAGAATAAGAGAAATGAACTATCATGGATTATCTAGTGGTAATGGAAACATCAAAAGAAGGTCAAAAGGCTAAAGAGTCATGGGTTTAATCCATGATGGTCACTTACCTAGGTGTTAAGATCCTACAGATTTCGATGACAACTAAATGTTGTAAGATCATGTGGGTTTTCCCGTAAAATTAGTCGAAATGCATGTAAGTTGACTTGAATACTCACggatatataaaaataaataaataagagaaatATGAGATGTGACGTTTTATCTTATGATACTATTTCAACCATTAAAAAGTGAGCATAACTCAAGTGTAATTGATATATACTCTACCTCTAAAATCAAAGATAAGTTTATAATTTTTCACTAATAAACTACTTTAAtggttaattttataaaatttttatttttatttttttttgacagCCTAATTTATGATGACATCTCAAAAGTATTCACAAAGAAATATGGGAATTGGGGAAAGCTGTGACAGAGCAATTGAAGAGCtaccattttgattttagcTTTCTACATGAGCTGCGCctctttatttttgtttaatttttttttatatatcaaatattaatttctgACATACAATTTgacatatctttttttttaataatattatataagtgttCCCTTCTAAAATTAAATAGTCTATTTAAAAACGTTCACTGTTccaactaaaaactaaaataaatcaaatcaaatactAGAATTATGTAAACTTCATCTTCACACGTATTGAAAAATATACTTACGTATCTGAtttgtaaatttattttcttatatgttttgtaattagtttccatttaagtttttttttttatgatgtaATTTGATTTTAGGCTGTatataatgaattaattaaaaatgaaaaagtaagGAAAGAGGTTTATTTGGCATGGTATCAGAGTATActaattaacctaaaaataaaaaatgaaaaatctgcCATAGAAACTTCGCCGGCCACCTACTGAGTTTGCTATTACGCCGATTGAGtttgtatgttttttctttttgccacGGAATTGCCAAGACGTGCCATACTCGaacagaaaaacaaaaaactaaaactaaaaaactaaaaaacaaagggTACAACTGGTCTGCTGTGATGTTTTGTGATTTTGTGCATTTAATCCATGCTTAAGGGTGTTCAAAACATCTGATAATCCAAATAATCCGGACTACCCAACTCAAATTATAAGGGTT
Proteins encoded in this region:
- the LOC120082237 gene encoding uncharacterized protein LOC120082237 isoform X1 — encoded protein: MDNLLKQMGSSYPGPGQNREGQANRRDIYLPPQISQSSREKKTLGNWLGRQFSRQMSRGNELSNGGIECITAVAAAAFAIHSIEESEITRPRRKVDYPETSSFPKIKIFEDDNHTSPPRSTSKSDKIFRAFTNAKKDPEEPSGEKPAVNSEQQKQKPKENRIVPSPPAVNDDSGGRRTEIEKPLPIPRPPTPPISRKPPTAPIQTRPQGTKADLWEITELAKIQERYQKVDETISYWESKKKEKAIRKFEASQVVGTKRSQREKGRKKFEEDMEFIKQIAGEARTKAHRKKKNEILKANQKADIIRKTGDLPVSCYCC
- the LOC120082237 gene encoding actin cytoskeleton-regulatory complex protein PAN1-like isoform X2; this translates as MSRGNELSNGGIECITAVAAAAFAIHSIEESEITRPRRKVDYPETSSFPKIKIFEDDNHTSPPRSTSKSDKIFRAFTNAKKDPEEPSGEKPAVNSEQQKQKPKENRIVPSPPAVNDDSGGRRTEIEKPLPIPRPPTPPISRKPPTAPIQTRPQGTKADLWEITELAKIQERYQKVDETISYWESKKKEKAIRKFEASQVVGTKRSQREKGRKKFEEDMEFIKQIAGEARTKAHRKKKNEILKANQKADIIRKTGDLPVSCYCC
- the LOC120082238 gene encoding nodulin-related protein 1-like, producing the protein MDFLSKLGGSSDKPQDQNPDHHKTSASDLVSSAKLVADAAKSSFGGGGDSVDKGKVAGAAADLLGAASDYGKLDETKGIGMYVDKAEDYLNQYEKSHSAPHGSGSEPPKEEKAAEKEAGGSGFGDYLKVAEGFLKK